The Larimichthys crocea isolate SSNF chromosome XXI, L_crocea_2.0, whole genome shotgun sequence genomic sequence GAacttaatcaattaattaaaccaTACCACACACATATTGTCCAGCAAACCAGTTTTATGTGTCCTAAGATATCTGTTTCAGTAGGTATAAAGATAAACAGTCAATACCAACAGCATCTACAAAATTATATCCAGACAACAGAGTTCTTATTAActatgagaaaagaaaaataaacaaaattggAAAATCAGAAATGACCTTTCATTGTGCATTTAAACTCTGTTTTGACTTTCTTAACATTTGTagttaataaaaatgtgttttaattatgaGTTGTGgttaattattgtgttttcacCAGTCCAGTTCAGTTTTACCAGCTCACCAGGCACCTCTTCAAAAACGTCACTCATGAAAgctgtgaaggttctcagtggtccaggtcatctttctttgagaaagttaaatctggggcaactggattCATCACAAAgagtcttcttcagttctgaacTGAGTTGTTGGGTGAGTTGTAGATGGATCTACAACAAAGTCCAGTTACCTCAGATTCACTCAAGAAATTTTCAAAAGGATGATCAgttttccactttgtttttcactgctcAGTCTTGAGTCTCCTATACAAAGAGTTAAAATGAGGGGACGTTCTCTTAAACCTGCTATGATGTGGCCGTACATGTAGCTCACACAACACTCTGTGGAGAGGTTGTGCTCTGGTGATAAATGCTTGAGCAGTCTTGTATCATGAATATGCATGTGCAGAACAGACATATTACTGGACCTttctcgtaaaaaaaaaaaaaaggcacatgaGGCTGCAGCCACATCCTTGTTATCTTGATACTggaaatggaacaaaaacaagGCTCTTTCTTTTCAATACCCAACAGaagttgtttgtttgactcTTGCAAGGCCACACAAGTGTTGTTGCTTTCATTGCTTTCACAGTGGAGTCCCCACTGTTTTTTGGCCGATTCCCCAATATTCTCACAGTATCTGATCCACATAAGAGCTGCAACAATGTTAATAGCACTCCTTAAACAGAATACAACCTGTCCTCATCAATGGGGTATTGATAAAATAAGTCAAACAACTGAGAAGAATCTGGATTCACTTACCAGACAAATGTTcccaaaatattttcaaaaagtAGGAAAGTAGGAAAATAAACCTTCATCATCATGAGGCCATTGAAAGGGTTAATATTGGTTGCTGTAATTGTTCCTTCTGTCCATACTGGTTCtcaaagtccatgtaaaggcgATTCTGAAGTTTtcttcaaaatacattaaatatgttggaaaatagttgctgaaaacatgcgAAAAGACtttgcttcaaaattgctgcttgactgctcccaaCACAGTCCTGTTGCTGAGAGTACAggacttttgtcatttttaacctaatttcataaacttgttgatatttttaatcatttaaatttggctggtctttggtctgacaaactcagaacacatattcattcttactttacatggactttaaagcAATTCAGTCTAACTGACATTCACCATATTGTCAACATTCACATCCTATTTATCAATACGTCATGaagaaaaaactgaacacaGTCTAATTATGATCCTTAATTCTGAGGACAggtgtgatgctgctgcttcaagtGAAATGTCTCCCGCTCCATCTGTTGTTTGGGTTAAATTCAGAAATACAAGCCATTAGCAAGAAAAAGTTACTCAGTGAAATTCAATGAAAACCTGGACAGTAATAGTTGAGGTTAAAAAttatgaaatgttgttttttttaaacttgcaaCACACATAATAAAACCAGATTGGAGAAGCTTAGTGTCAGTAGCTTCAGTCACTGAGTCAATGTCCAGTAGTTGTTCATCGGTAGACAGAAATGAAGCGTAAGTGTTTTGCTCAATACATTCCAATTAAacagtcactgtgtttttccagtGTGAGTTCATGAGGAGGAAgcataaacacattcacacatccaTGACACATGGGATACTTGGAAAAGTACTTCAGAAAATGCTTTGTTCAAGTCTTATTTGAAGTCTATTGGgtacaggaaagaaaagaaaaaaacatatatccTTACATATAGACAAACTCTATATGCAACTAGTATCAGATTTCCTTATAGTCAGATTTGGAAAGGGGTTTGTATGTGCCATTGCTTGAGATAATCCAGGCCAAAcgtgttttcttttgcagattcTGTGAAATGAACAGACCCATAATGGCTATTTGGTTTCAAGAGGACCCATGATGACTGAGCACGCAAAGGTAATGGACGATGAAGTCCAccagagcagctagctcaaATCTGACTTGACTTTGATAATGTCTTCCAGCCAGGCCTATCTCCATGTATTGGGAATAATTTCTTTGAAGGTATTGATCTGATTTAGCTTTAAACATCAAAAATCTAGTCACAGTTGAGAAACCTAATAACCTAATTCACTTATGCACCTGCCATTTCTTTTCTGGGCAGATTGCCTACTTAAAGGGTAATgttagagcttttttttttaaaaagcttcaaaAACTTTTACCTGATCTCCCACTACACAGAGCTGTCAGTCCAGTTTGGGGCCACTCATACATCTGTTGAGAGCACacatattttaaactttaagaACTTGTGCTCTCTTTTTACTGGAAGGCATGCGCTACTTCTTGTTCAGTAAGTGCTAAACAGTGCTGGCAGATCACAATAAAGATGTCGGAAAAGCCATTTTCTATTTAACACTCGAGTGTCACATTAGGGTCAAAGCGGaagacattaaataaaaaataagtttctTGTGCTTGTTTAAAGTTATAATGTTTGTCAACATGAAGGCCAATCTCATTCAATGAGATTCTGTCCACTGATTAGGGCATTCACTGTGGGACGCCTGCAAATAAACAGTTGCATCATGTTTGTCAGGAAAACCTTTTGGACTATCTCTCACTAAGAGGCTAAGCAGGCTCTTGACTGTGAGTCATTCAAATCAAAGATCCACAGTCACATCATATACATTATATAGTGTTTAATAAACAAGGGAATAACAACTTAACTTGGCATAATGTAACGAAACTAGATGAGACAGTTAACAGAGAATATCCAAGCCTAACTCACCTTCTTTGTTTGTATCCCACCACCAAGTGAAAAGGTAAGATAAGGTGAAACCACTCAACCCCTGTGCTCGATCCATAGAGAACGTGAGCAAtctgaacaaataaacacaagctATACAAATTTTGGCTCCTATTCTTTGCTCATATACAAGTTGTGTGGCTTGTCAGTGCTTGCTTTTCACCACCTTTTCCTTCTCTAGAAAAACTGCCGGAAGAAGTAGCAGGTTTGAAGGTAAAGATGGGCGAGTTGGTGCAGAGATTCTTAAATGAATGATCACATTTTAATTACGCATTTTGTTAATGACAGACCTGAACACGAGCAAAATTAGATAAGCCAAAACCACCTCTCATATTCTGGTCAATCAATGTGAATGaccagaaaataaagaaacccTTGTACAATGTGTTGCCTATGAAGGTGGCGATGGACTAAATATTAGTCTCTGACATGATCATAATGAAATCTGAATATAAGCAACATAAAGGTAGTATTTTTTGAGAGTGCTGTATTAGATTAAGTATGCAGACGTTTCTATTTTTCAGGTTTACTCAATTCACATTGCTCACCGGTTTGCTGCCACTCCCTCTTGTCAATTAGAAATCAGTCTAGTCactaaaaaagtgaaaagtaaaaagcTAATAGATAAAAATGGCTTGGGCAAAAAACACTGAGGTcatgtgtttattcatgtttattttggagACACATTGACTAGCAGGTGAGAATTAAAGGTGAAGTTGTGTGTGAGGGCACCCAGTCAACTTCACTGTGTGGCTTTGCTATGCTTTTGACATCCTACTGTATACTGACCCTTGAATAAGAGGTGCCATGTATACTGGAGTGTTGAACCCTTTCATATACTGCTCCTTCTTGACAACCTGTTtcggtgttttattttgatgatttcGTATATTGTCCCTCATTTTTGCATTATACGACATAAGTTGCAAACCTAACACCTTGTACGTTTTACAGTTTACAGCGACATAGTCCTTCCACactactttttttcttaaaatcacAACTTCCTCcctgtttcattgttttccGAAACACCAAAAAACAAGTGGTATGACATAAAAagagttttatattttgtataataTAGTGTTGTCTCACTACATGTAAAAGAGTCAGTATTTTGATGCAGTCTGCCTCTACTTGAACCAAAATGAAGTTGTGTTTcattgtaaaaaacaaaaaaaaaaagacctaatGTGTACTCTATACTTTTATATTCATAGTCCTATAAAATGTTCACCTCCAGGTATAGTGTTCAAGCACAGGAGTCTACGTGATGGTTTTACTTTCATGATGAGTCAGTTTGTTTATCCTCATCCTGCCAAGgtcttagtgtgtgtgcgtgtgtgtgtgtgtgtgtgtgtgtgtgtgtgtgtgtgtatatgttccAGGTGCAGGATTGCAATGTAAGAATGTCAATAGTTAACTAATTAACAATAAGCGCACAATGTCCTATAGCACAAAAAGGTTCACATTTATAGTACTACTTTAAAATAGATTTGTATGGTCATTTCTAAATCTCTAGAATACTCTGGAACAGCAGTCTGAGACCGTGGGCCTCCCCTAAGACAAAGTTTGGGAAAACGACAGGCTGTTTGAGTGTCTTGGCTAAAACATTACCCTGCAGGGATCTGGCTGGCTGAAATAGGGAttactgtaatgttttgtacTGTAATTGCTGAACATacacaggaaaacaaagcaTCTTGATAATATGCTGGTGGGAAAGGACATCAGAAAGGACCAGGTGCTGAAATCTTGCATAACCTGTCACTAGTCACTTAAAGATCTATGTAACTTTCAGTAAGCCATTATTAATGACACCTTCGGGCATTAAGTGAACTGCAGTCAGCTTCCTGTTACTCCTACGTGCACTATGTAGGCACAAGTGAGCACCATCCTGAGTAACTCCTCTCCTAACTCCATTGACTTTGGACTTGTAGTGGGTGCTGGTTGTTGATGTTAGTGGACGGCATTTCACGTTAGCTGATGTTGCACACTGTTGATACTGTAGAGACACGGAAAGAGCGTATATGTCACATCTTTAGTATCTTCCTGAAAAATGTACCCTGAGTCCTGAGTACATAGAATTTAGTCCATAGGCTGTTAAAGACAATAGAGAAAGTTGTGAAAAggatattttttaaagttacattacaATCTGTTCACCTATTAGCAGCAAATTAATTAAACCATAAGATtaatatatagaaaatgtatCCCAATCTTAAATATGGCAACTTTCTAATAGGTCACTCTTTGGTGGTACTGGTGGTGGAACGACCTGTGTGGCCAGTGTTGGTTAACATGTTATTTTGACGAAGATATTACTTGCTGTGACTAGACTTTTACACAGCTCCGACTCATTCTGAAGCAGCCCACAAAGAAAAGCTGATTCAGGTCTTTGCAGACCGGTTTTATAGTGTTAACGTCACTCAAGCGTCTGGGCTTGAAAACAACACATCGTCTTGAATGGCAGCACATGCAGAATCACTAAACACGAATTCCCGTCATTCCTGTGACTCATCCAGAGAGGTCCTGCTGAGTGGAATTCCTGGTTTCCATGCTGCATCTGGATAAGTAATCTGATACTGTGTAAGGCCCATTGCTACTCTGGGAACAGGTCACTAACATTTAACTTTGAccctttttgtctctgtattaTTCTGTGTCGGTAACTGGTAAAGTAATGACATCTCTTCTCCTTACCCTAAAGGATTAATAGATGCTGTACTACTGTGTGGGCAAGTATAGCCTGCTATAAAAGGGGCACACACTTCTGAGGGTGTGACTCATATAATCCCATAAGTCATGTGACACAGTTctcatgaattattaatgatgCCTTGCAGTGTCCTTCTGTCAGGAGGTGACTTGTCCTGCAGGGATGCAGTCTTGATTGATCCTCTATGATCACAGAGACAAGAGACATCTGAACATAAACATCTGGACCCACCAACTGCTTGTTGCACTTTTGATTTCTAATGTAGCCACAAAAGTACAAATGTTTCCTCTTTGCTGTTTAGAGGTAATCGGTGCAAGCTGAGGACTGCGGGCTGAATACATAAGTTCATAAACTAACAAGTCTGTCTGGCAAAGAGGAAATACACTTGACTCATGCTTTTTATGAGAAgatttttcagctttttgttgtACCAGTTAAGAAAAGGTTTAGACAAAATGAGTAATCAgtaacaccacaaacacagatgcattACAGATCCAtctaaaatatagatataaagcATGACAGTGCAATATGTATTAGCACCAAGATATAATTAATGTGTAATCCACCGTACGGGAAATAACATACTCAAGAATGACCATTCACttaatcttaaaatgttttctgtgtacTGAGACGTCACATACTGGCAGGCAAAACCCGGATTTATAAATAGTCTTAGCGACAGGGAGCTTTTATTCATCCCAGatgtcataaaaatgtttttttgcatgcGATGAAACCTGCTCTGTTGCTGCCAAGAAAACTCACTTAATCACCAGAGAAGAGCTCTGAAGAAACTTTGTACAAAATTGGGAAACTATCCATTCATATTACATCACTAACATCATTCCttcatgtttttccttcatgaATAATACACTATTCCTGTTGAAAATACAATTGGGACACTGTCACCCCCTACTTTCCTTCCCAGAAATATGTCCTTGAGTGTGTCTTTTTCCCAACAATTTTCAGATCCtatcacatttctgtttgatttcCAAAGTCTGGCAATGACTGCGTTAATGGGGTTTATGCTACCTCACCTCATGCAGTGCATGTGCACTTGGAGCACATGCATGAAGTAGTTTGCAGGATTTACTGTAAGTTACCTTAAGAGAAAAGTGAAATTACCATTAAGgtccagttttttttccccccacagttctcctaacacacacacacacacacacacacacacacacacacgcgcgcgcacacacacattggacCCTCtgacctgtttttgtttcagagaaacagaaacttgCTCAGCAGAGTGAATCTCCCCCTTCTCTGTGAAGCAACAAGAGACATCTGCTTCCAAAAAATGGCCAGCACTCTTTCCTTAGTGTgtgcggaaaaaaaaaaaccttgactTTTCCAAGAAGCACATCGGATTAGAACATATTAGAAACTTTAGCAGGAAGAAATTAAAGGAGAGATAAATGTGGCTTACAGGTCCATGAAAGGGCTACTTTACAAACATCTGGTATCAATCTTGTTACATggaaaaaagtgtgtttttagtggAAGACTGAAATATAGCCTGATTTTAATAGAAGATTATTCTGGCTTCTAAACATTTCGAGCAATGTGTGTTCACTCACTTTTACGTGAAAATGAGAAGCTGATAAGTAGAGTATAAGCATGTGATTAAAATGTATTACCAAGTACCTATCATAAGCATTTTGTGGAAATCTTATCTTACATTATATATTGCTTTTTTGCGTCACTCTCCTAATCTATCAAACTAAACAGAAAGATGAGCTATATATACTTTTTTGGTGTTGTAACAGCATGTGTGAAGTATATGTGACTAGACGTTTTGCCCTGTGactcacatactgtatttgtgGCTGTTagtcaacaaaaatatattgattattTCAACTCGcatgtattttctttctctgaaatTTGATACCCAGTGATGTAATCATATTGGACTTTGTGTACAAAATGAATGCTatacagtgttttaaaaaataatgactaAGATGCACAATGATAaagatacacacattcacattcaacaataaaagcaaaagaaacaagGAATCTCCATCTATTAGATGCAGTTCATTATATTCCAAGAATAAACATGAGATCCGTCAGGAGAAGAACTGTGTCACACCAAGCTCTTATTATTTCgggacattttatttcatgtcagtACTGTTATGTgcttcatttgtcacatttttactGTGTCAGCTCTTCATTTTCTGCTCCTGTGCAGGTGAGCTCGAACACACTGTGTGATGGTACAGCCTAAATAAATACTGATGTAACTGTTATCTTGTCTAGAACGTGCAGTGTAAATAGGTGAGTGTCATACAGGATATGACTTATATGGCATATTGATAAATCAAGCTCTAAAGGTACTCTTTGGCAGTCACAGAATTAGAAACAAACTATCAGTATTTTAACGTTTACACAGGGATATGAAGGTGTtgagaaaatgttgatgtgCTACAGCAAAACTTTACcacatttacaaatgaaatgcatttgAGCAAACAAAtttaagctgctgctgctccagtgAAGTTGTTTAGCAGCTGATTCAATTCTCATTCCAACAATTTCCAGTGAATAAACTTTAACCAATTTTTaccaaaatgtttgtgtaaccCGTGAGTCAAACGTATCACACGACAGTTACCATAAATGTACCTCATATTCAACTTTGGTCCTGTCCCCTGCAGTACCACCAGGGGATTCAGGGGTGTTAGATGTAGAGAGGGGGGTGGACGGGAGGGGAATGGGGGGGTCGGATATGAGGTGAGTAAGAGATGAGTCAACAGCCCTCCACTATAAGATGTCCTGATGGAGCCTAACAGTGGCATACACTCAGACACCAGCGAAGGTAAGGTCaactctcctctccatctcatTCACTATCTCCTTCATTTGGTCTCATTACATCTTTGTTTCAACTCTTACTTCTTTGTTTTACTATCAGTGTTTTTAGTCACACTTCAACTTTATTCATCTGCAACTGTGTGGTAAAAGTTTACTGCTTTTTGGGATGTTTAAGTGTTGgatttatttgtaaaaaaaaaaaaagccggtGGCAGGTGAGCCGTTGCCTTTAGAAATGTTTTACCggttttaaattgttaaattgtGTCTCGTAGCTGAGGTTTTTATGAGCTCGAGCGTCAGTTTATTTGTCACAGAGAATTTAGCAGTGATTTGGAAAACCGGGGGTTAAGAGTAGTCATGTTAGTCAAACTCGTTGATCTTTGTACCAGTTACACAGTCAGAAATTCACAGGTGTCGctatcaaatcaaatatttgctGCCATAATCAAACAGCTTGTGTGGATTACTGGAAGTAAGcttgtgtatattttttaaaatgatgacatGCAGATATGAACTCATGCCTACAGTCTTAGTGAGATGACAGCACTGAAACAGATAAGGAGAGATCAATAACAGCTCTTTGATCATTCTTCTTCCAGGGATACCACTGCTATTCTAATTTCTGTACATTCTGGGAAATACTACAAAGATGGACTACAGTCTGGCACTCCTGTTTACTCTCCTGCATCTTCTAAGCGTGGGTACAGCTGCTCCGCTGTCAGCGGAAGTAGTGAAGATGAAATCAAAAGTGAAATGGATGGCTGAACAGCTGGTACTTAAGCTGGACAGAAACTTCCAGGTAATATTATGTTTCTAGTGTCACATTATCTTAAAGGTTTAGAAACTTTGATGCGTTTTTCACTGAATATTGTTTATTCTCTTGCTGCAGGTCCCTCCTGGCCTGACACTCAGTCCACCTGTTGATGTTCTGGATGGACCTGCCTCCATAGTGATGGTCTTAGAGGGGTATAACAGCTTGATCTCTGACACCCTTGATGGGGTCACCCAGGTCAAGACTGAAATTTCTTCGCTGGCGGGATACCTCGATCAGTGGAGGAAGGGGCACTGCACTGAGCAGCGGCCAAAGCCATCAGTGCCAGGCCCACTACAGGAGCTACAGAGTCGCAAAGAATTCATTCACACTGTGAGCATCGAGGCGCTCATGAGAGTGAAGGAGTTACTCaatctgctgctgaaaaatCTGGATCAACTTCAGAGTTGTTGAAAGATGGACAGAAGGACCAAgttgttgattattttgttaAGTCCGCATCAGTGATGTCTGACTTTGCATCCTCCCTCGCGGTCATGTTGAACTTTCGCAATGTGTTTTGAAGGGAATTTATTCTTGAACGTGCACTTATTTATATAcacaagtatttatttatatattgtatttagaaaatatgtattttgtgacaTTGTTGTAATGCTTTTGAGGATGTTTGTAGCAAAAGTATGtgttgtgaaaaaaatatttatgtgcAAACTGATCTATGTTTTGCACAGAAATATAAATCAGCGCTTCATAGGTTTGTATTATCACACCactgttttaaaatatggatCTCTATATTAATGTAATGAATCAACTGTGTACAAATGACTG encodes the following:
- the LOC104918124 gene encoding leptin gives rise to the protein MDYSLALLFTLLHLLSVGTAAPLSAEVVKMKSKVKWMAEQLVLKLDRNFQVPPGLTLSPPVDVLDGPASIVMVLEGYNSLISDTLDGVTQVKTEISSLAGYLDQWRKGHCTEQRPKPSVPGPLQELQSRKEFIHTVSIEALMRVKELLNLLLKNLDQLQSC